In Rhodamnia argentea isolate NSW1041297 chromosome 4, ASM2092103v1, whole genome shotgun sequence, the following proteins share a genomic window:
- the LOC115756794 gene encoding uncharacterized protein ycf36 isoform X2, translating into MAITLHLPSSQPPHQPALSFPSTNTPTAVVSFVRTSKPSHRLQRNQIFLPRIPSSSFRNGSNTPSGTECPVPLEQQPINEYQDLSTSFPFSWAAGDFVEYCSRLFVMGASFALLVGLPVAWLGAPLPESEPAKRALGAVSSGIVVVTLAVVRMYLGWAYVGNRLLSATVEYEETGWYDGQIWVKTAEILARDRLLGSFSSLKHATHRCNGSDYSHLLHSLVCRGRANVVLRYLCMTKYVHILCSVRIQRCI; encoded by the exons ATGGCCATCACCCTTCACCTCCCATCAAGCCAACCTCCACATCAACCAGCCCTGTCCTTTCCCTCCACAAACACGCCCACCGCAGTCGTCTCCTTCGTCAGAACCTCCAAGCCCTCTCACAGACTCCAACGAAATCAAATCTTCCTTCCGAGAATACCCTCCTCCTCTTTCAGAAACGGCAGCAACACCCCTTCCGGAACAGAGTGCCCTGTTCCATTGGAGCAACAGCCCATCAATGAATACCAAGACCTCTCCActtccttccctttttcttggGCTGCGGGTGATTTCGTCGAGTATTGTTCGAGATTGTTCGTGATGGGTGCTTCTTTCGCACTCTTGGTTGGGTTGCCTGTTGCGTGGCTCGGGGCTCCATTGCCCGAATCGGAGCCAGCGAAGCGGGCCCTGGGTGCAGTTTCGAGTGGGATTGTGGTGGTCACTTTGGCTGTTGTGAGGATGTATCTTGGTTGGGCGTACGTTGGGAATCGCTTGCTCAGTGCCACTGTTGAAT ATGAAGAGACCGGGTGGTACGATGGACAG ATATGGGTGAAAACAGCAGAAATCTTGGCTCGGGACAGGCTTCTCGGTTCATTTTCG TCTTTGAAACACGCGACACACCGGTGCAATGGTTCCGATTACTCTCATCTCTTACACTCCTTAGTCTGTCGGGGCCGGGCAAATGTGGTGCTACGATATCTGTGCATGACCAAATATGTTCATATCCTCTGTTCTGTGCGTATCCAGAGATG